The genome window GTCGGTTGAACCCACCAACGAGGTCACACCGGGCGCACCGGAAGAAACGGAAACCGCGGTCGAAGAATCCGCCGAAGAAGAAAATGCGGATGCGGAAAGCGTCGAGGAACCGGAAGTGACCGGGCAATCGGCGCCGCAGGAAGAGACCGTGGCGGAAATCACACCGGAAGAAGACATGACGACGGAACCGGTCGAAACGGGAGACGCAACGCCGTCTGCCGAACCCCAGGCGGAACCCACGCCCGCGATGGAAACGGTCGAAGCGCCGCCGCAACCGGAAACTTCCAAACCACAGCAGGAAACCCAATCCCCCGAAACGCCGCGCGGTCCCCAGCGCAGCGAGGAAGCACAAAGCTACATCGACTTCGTCGAATCTTCCAGCAGCAAGGCGTGGGGCTGGGTCAAAGAGGGTTCCAGAAAACTGTGGGGCTCCCTCAAAGACCTGTTTTAAATCATCCCCAACCGCCCATTTCACTCAGAGCGTGACTCGGACAGGCGGCCCCTCACTCCGCAAACTCCAAAGCGGGGCGCATGTTCAAAACTTTTTTCTGAAAGCACTGATCGCGGAACGCTTCCAACCCCTCCACTTCACCGGGACCCAGCGTGTAAATGATTTTGGTTTCGAGGTAATCGCGCACCCCATTGGCATCGAGTCCGGTTTTCTTTGTCTGCTCGCGGACAATGGAATCCATTAACGCCCGACCTTGCGCAGGGGCGTCGGCGACCGCCTTCAGCATTGCCGGAGTGAGCGCCGCCTCGCGCCGCACCGCCACCACGGCGTGGACGAAGGCACGTCCGGTCAACTCCAGCCAGCGCTGGCTGAGATCGGTCACCGTCCAGCCCTCCGCATTGTCGTGCACGGCGAATCCCTGGTCACCGATCACCAGCGCCGCATCGCACGTGCGCATCATGTGGGTGATGTCCGGATGGATGCGTGAGTACTGCACCTTAGGCGGAAACACATCTTCGAACAGAATGCGGAGCAGGGTTGCCGAGGTGCGCGAACGTTCGTCCAGTGCCACGGTGCGCACCACCTCCAGCGGTCCCCGCGTGACCAAAAGCACCGTGTCCACGGCGCCGCGTGACGCGATGCACGCGCCCGGAACAAGCCGGTACGCATCGGCGTGAGCGAGGTACTCGATGGACGGAATCATGGCGAGGTCCAGCTCTCCGGCGTGCAGGCGGTCGGCCAGGTTGGCCGGCACATCGCGCACCAGTTCCCACCCCACTTTGGGCGCGGCGGCCTGCAACGGCACCAAGAGAGGCTGCGCGTTCAGGAAATCATGGAATCCAAATTTTAAGAGAGACGACATGGCTCAGTGAAACTGAAAGGTAAGGAGGCGTTGGACCGTATCACGTAGTGAGGAAAACCGGCATGAAGGCTGGCGACCGGCTCTCAATACAACCTGTTTCCTTCGGACGCAGCCCGCCGGGTAGCACCCGGAGGCAACAGGAAAAATTTCTTTGCGCGCTTGACGACCATCGCCGGGACTGCCGGGCAGTAGCCATCTGCTTTCGGACGCAGCCCGCGCCCACGGACCATCGCAGGGACCGTTGAGCAGTAGCCATCTGCCTTCGGACGCAGTCCGCCGGGTGGCACCCGGAGGCAACAGGAAAAATTTCTTTGTGCGCTTG of Nitrospina watsonii contains these proteins:
- a CDS encoding menaquinone biosynthesis protein, which encodes MSSLLKFGFHDFLNAQPLLVPLQAAAPKVGWELVRDVPANLADRLHAGELDLAMIPSIEYLAHADAYRLVPGACIASRGAVDTVLLVTRGPLEVVRTVALDERSRTSATLLRILFEDVFPPKVQYSRIHPDITHMMRTCDAALVIGDQGFAVHDNAEGWTVTDLSQRWLELTGRAFVHAVVAVRREAALTPAMLKAVADAPAQGRALMDSIVREQTKKTGLDANGVRDYLETKIIYTLGPGEVEGLEAFRDQCFQKKVLNMRPALEFAE